One Polaribacter sp. SA4-12 genomic window carries:
- the trkA gene encoding Trk system potassium transporter TrkA translates to MKIIIAGAGDVGFHLAKLLSYESQDTYIIDFDGEKLDYINNHLDVITKKGDATSIKLLKEIGIGTADLLIAVTDSQNTNFTISVIGKSLGAKKTIARIDNPEFLNQCEVDFKQFGLDFMISPQELAANEIKMLLDQSSFNDTVAFESGVFNVMGTPLTYKSQILDLTVQEAKEKFSNVDFITIAIKRQGVSQTIIPRGDTTYQLDDQVYFCVPNYSMKDLYPIIGKTQLNIKNVMILGGSSIGEKTARNLCASNFNVKLIEKNREKAELLAEQLNNTLVINGDGRDLELLEEENIRETDAFIAVTGNSETNIMSCLVAKSKGVKKTIALVENMDYIDISQTIGIQSLINKKLIAASNIFRHIRKGEIVALANLHNIDAEVFEFEVQSGAKITKKPIKDLKIPREAIVGGIIRDEKAMMANGNLQIKTGDKVIVFCLPEAINTVEKLFN, encoded by the coding sequence ATGAAAATTATCATAGCTGGTGCAGGAGACGTTGGTTTTCACTTAGCTAAACTACTTTCTTACGAATCTCAAGATACGTACATCATAGATTTTGATGGTGAAAAACTAGACTATATTAATAATCATTTAGATGTTATTACTAAAAAAGGTGATGCTACTTCTATAAAGTTACTAAAAGAAATAGGAATAGGCACAGCAGATTTATTAATTGCTGTAACTGATAGCCAAAATACCAATTTCACGATTTCTGTTATTGGAAAATCTTTAGGTGCTAAAAAAACAATTGCGAGAATAGACAATCCTGAGTTTTTAAATCAATGTGAAGTTGATTTTAAACAATTTGGATTAGACTTTATGATTTCTCCTCAAGAATTGGCTGCTAACGAAATTAAAATGTTGTTAGATCAATCTTCTTTTAACGATACTGTAGCTTTTGAAAGCGGTGTTTTTAATGTAATGGGAACTCCTTTAACCTATAAATCACAAATTTTAGATTTAACGGTACAAGAAGCAAAAGAAAAGTTTTCTAATGTAGATTTTATAACGATTGCTATTAAAAGACAAGGAGTCTCTCAAACTATAATTCCTAGAGGAGACACTACCTATCAGTTAGATGACCAAGTATATTTTTGTGTTCCAAATTACAGCATGAAAGACCTGTATCCTATTATTGGTAAGACACAATTAAACATTAAAAATGTAATGATTCTTGGTGGAAGTAGTATTGGTGAAAAAACAGCAAGAAACCTTTGTGCTAGCAATTTTAACGTGAAATTAATTGAAAAAAATAGAGAAAAAGCTGAGCTTTTAGCAGAACAATTAAATAACACTTTGGTTATTAATGGTGATGGTAGAGATTTAGAATTATTAGAAGAAGAAAATATTAGAGAAACAGATGCTTTTATTGCGGTTACAGGTAATTCTGAAACCAACATTATGTCTTGTTTAGTTGCAAAATCTAAAGGAGTAAAAAAGACAATAGCTTTGGTTGAAAACATGGATTATATTGATATTTCTCAAACCATTGGAATTCAATCTTTGATCAATAAAAAATTAATAGCTGCAAGTAACATTTTTAGACATATTAGAAAAGGAGAAATTGTAGCACTCGCCAATTTACACAATATTGATGCTGAAGTTTTCGAATTTGAAGTGCAATCTGGTGCCAAAATAACTAAAAAGCCTATTAAAGATTTAAAAATTCCGAGAGAGGCTATTGTTGGTGGTATTATTAGAGATGAAAAAGCAATGATGGCAAATGGAAATTTACAGATTAAAACAGGAGATAAAGTTATTGTATTCTGTTTACCAGAAGCAATAAATACTGTAGAAAAATTATTTAATTAA
- a CDS encoding asparagine synthetase B family protein: MNISLTNNKAFKWYKKESLFFKGYFYIDTHFYEKENAINYLSNLKSSKDFKEKLNVINGIFTIIISINDTFYIASDITRSFPVFYTFQNEKIFLSDEILYLKDKFNLNEFDKISEIELKATNHTHGKKTLLKNVFQVQASELLIIKNDKIINSSFFFSYAIKKESTDSYAILKNKTIIAFDNAFKRFIYSLNNRTVVVPLSGGYDSRLIAVMLKKHNYKNVVCYTYGKKDSFEIENSKNTAKELNFKWFFIEYTDELTSNFITTKDFKEYAHFAGKLSSMPNLQEYFAVKHLKENHLIDTNSIFIPGYAGDLLGGSQFIKVIPENLKHKEITDLILSTKFNNFPISKSKKKLLKNEIEKKLIHFDENYLEKKASSVFEDYDLKEKIAKYIFNSANFYTFFGFEHRFPFWDKELLDFFKIVPEKHKLNKIIFDDVLINEYFEPYNVHFEKELQPTERNIYNQKIKEQIKPFLPTFIKQNFLQKNDWINYKLITDQMRVLLTSKGLKLHKSYQNYNEIITQWYIYLSKNMIE; encoded by the coding sequence ATGAATATTTCTTTAACAAATAACAAAGCTTTTAAATGGTATAAAAAAGAATCTCTTTTTTTTAAAGGATATTTTTATATTGATACTCATTTTTATGAAAAAGAGAATGCTATCAACTATTTATCAAACTTAAAGAGTAGTAAAGATTTTAAAGAAAAGTTAAACGTTATTAATGGTATTTTCACAATCATCATTTCAATAAATGACACTTTCTATATTGCTTCTGATATTACTAGATCTTTCCCCGTTTTTTACACTTTTCAAAATGAAAAAATATTTTTAAGTGATGAAATCCTTTATTTAAAAGACAAATTTAATCTTAATGAATTTGATAAAATCTCTGAGATTGAACTGAAAGCTACCAATCACACTCATGGAAAAAAAACATTATTAAAAAATGTTTTTCAAGTACAAGCTAGTGAACTTTTAATCATTAAAAACGATAAGATAATTAATAGTAGTTTTTTCTTTTCTTATGCGATAAAAAAAGAAAGTACAGATTCTTATGCAATCTTAAAAAACAAAACCATCATTGCCTTCGATAATGCTTTTAAACGTTTTATATACTCACTAAATAATAGAACTGTGGTAGTTCCTTTAAGTGGTGGATATGATTCAAGGTTAATTGCCGTTATGTTAAAAAAACACAATTATAAAAATGTAGTTTGTTATACATACGGAAAAAAAGATAGTTTTGAAATTGAAAACTCTAAAAACACTGCAAAAGAACTTAATTTTAAATGGTTTTTTATAGAATATACCGATGAATTGACAAGTAATTTTATAACTACAAAAGATTTTAAAGAATATGCTCATTTTGCAGGAAAGCTTTCATCAATGCCAAATTTACAAGAATATTTCGCTGTAAAACATTTAAAAGAAAATCATTTAATCGATACTAATTCAATTTTCATTCCTGGTTATGCAGGAGATTTATTGGGTGGAAGTCAATTTATAAAAGTAATTCCAGAAAACTTAAAGCATAAAGAAATTACGGATTTAATTCTTTCTACAAAATTTAATAATTTTCCGATATCAAAATCAAAGAAGAAACTTTTAAAAAATGAAATAGAAAAAAAATTAATCCATTTTGATGAAAATTATTTAGAAAAAAAAGCTTCTTCTGTTTTTGAAGATTATGATCTAAAGGAAAAAATTGCAAAATATATTTTTAATTCAGCAAACTTTTATACTTTTTTTGGATTTGAACATAGGTTTCCTTTTTGGGATAAAGAATTACTAGATTTCTTTAAAATAGTACCAGAAAAACACAAATTAAATAAAATTATTTTTGATGATGTTTTAATTAATGAATATTTTGAACCTTATAATGTACATTTTGAAAAAGAATTACAACCCACAGAAAGAAACATTTATAATCAAAAAATAAAAGAGCAGATAAAACCTTTTTTACCTACTTTTATAAAACAAAATTTTTTACAAAAAAACGATTGGATTAATTACAAGCTTATAACAGATCAAATGCGCGTTTTACTCACTTCAAAAGGATTAAAGTTACATAAATCATATCAAAATTATAATGAAATAATTACACAATGGTATATATATTTATCTAAAAACATGATTGAATAA
- a CDS encoding TrkH family potassium uptake protein, translating to MGSLNTKIIYRFLGITAILNGFFMFLAFPFSVYHDENAKWGILGAGAVTVIIGLLLYFSNKPESTNIQKKEGYLIVTLGWLILSFTGMLPYLLTEAIPSVSDAFFETISGYSTTGSSILTDIESMPKGILFWRSATHWIGGMGIIVLTIAILPLLGIGGMQLFMAEAPGPSADKLHPRITDTAKRLYLIYVTLTLVQFLLLKVAGMTWFDAINHAMATMSTGGFSTKNSSVAFYNNLPFVQYIIIFFMLVAGTNFVLTYFALKGKIQKVFQSEEFKYYFFGIIGVSAIITIVVYFYQDPNLQTTIAHPMVYGKAESAIRHSLFMVTSVVTTTGFVSADFTMWHFFATGIFFALFFTGGSAGSTSGGIKVVRHIVMLKNSFLEFKKALHPNAIIPVRYDGKAVNRTIVFNILSFFIIYMLIFILASVILTLLGLDFMSALGAAASSLGNIGPAIGSVSPVDNYAHLTDAAKWFCSFLMLIGRLELFTVLILFTPFFWRKN from the coding sequence ATGGGATCTTTAAACACCAAGATAATTTATCGTTTTTTAGGTATTACAGCTATTTTAAACGGATTCTTTATGTTTCTTGCATTTCCTTTTAGCGTTTATCATGATGAAAATGCAAAATGGGGTATTTTAGGAGCTGGTGCAGTAACTGTAATTATAGGGCTTCTACTTTATTTTTCAAACAAACCTGAAAGTACAAATATTCAAAAAAAAGAAGGATACCTAATTGTAACTTTAGGTTGGTTAATACTTTCTTTTACGGGCATGTTACCTTATTTACTTACTGAAGCAATACCAAGTGTAAGTGATGCTTTCTTTGAAACAATTTCAGGATATTCAACAACAGGTTCCTCTATTTTAACAGATATAGAATCGATGCCAAAAGGAATTTTATTTTGGAGAAGTGCAACGCATTGGATTGGTGGAATGGGAATTATTGTTCTTACAATTGCTATTCTTCCACTATTAGGTATTGGAGGCATGCAGCTTTTTATGGCGGAAGCTCCTGGTCCTTCTGCAGATAAATTACACCCAAGAATTACAGATACTGCCAAACGTTTATATTTAATTTATGTTACACTAACCTTAGTTCAATTCTTATTATTAAAAGTTGCAGGTATGACTTGGTTTGATGCCATAAACCATGCAATGGCAACAATGAGTACAGGTGGTTTTTCAACAAAAAATAGCAGTGTTGCTTTTTATAATAATTTACCTTTTGTACAATATATTATTATCTTTTTCATGTTAGTTGCAGGAACAAATTTTGTGCTTACCTACTTTGCTTTAAAAGGTAAAATTCAAAAAGTTTTTCAAAGTGAAGAATTTAAATATTACTTTTTTGGTATTATCGGTGTGTCTGCAATTATTACCATAGTTGTTTACTTCTATCAAGATCCTAATTTACAAACTACAATTGCACACCCCATGGTTTATGGAAAAGCAGAAAGTGCTATTAGACACTCACTTTTCATGGTAACATCTGTCGTTACAACCACAGGTTTTGTTTCTGCAGACTTTACAATGTGGCATTTTTTTGCTACTGGTATTTTCTTTGCTTTGTTTTTTACAGGTGGTTCTGCAGGTTCTACAAGTGGAGGTATAAAAGTTGTAAGGCATATTGTTATGCTTAAAAATAGTTTTTTAGAATTTAAAAAAGCACTTCACCCTAATGCAATTATTCCTGTAAGATATGATGGTAAAGCTGTAAACCGAACTATTGTTTTTAACATACTTTCTTTCTTTATTATTTACATGCTTATTTTTATATTAGCTTCTGTAATACTAACTCTATTAGGACTAGATTTCATGTCTGCTTTAGGTGCAGCAGCATCTTCATTAGGTAATATTGGACCAGCAATAGGCTCTGTAAGTCCGGTTGATAATTATGCTCATTTAACAGATGCTGCAAAATGGTTTTGTTCTTTTTTAATGTTAATTGGCCGTTTAGAATTATTTACGGTTCTTATTTTATTTACACCTTTCTTCTGGCGTAAAAATTAA
- a CDS encoding polysaccharide deacetylase family protein, with translation MLLIYSHKVTPRVRYIFKHIFTRILLIPVDFTSKVEEFVAHNGPKMTYTKTPLGNEFFVKSNNLLFEQGVNDMEIVIQKWDDVPCFFKTGPKSSIPYDIFAASFYLISRYEEYLPHVKDIHGRYTAEQSLAFKYRFLEKPVVDIWAYKLLEALKEKFPDYEYKKREYKFISTIDIDNAYAYKYKSLVRGVGGFFKDLLHFRLLNVWNRFAVTLNIKKDPFDTFQQIIDIRKEKNIRTIFFFLIGDYTTFDTNVSASKNKYRLLIKEMVDYARVGLHPSYFTMNNAPLLKKEKLRLEGIINMPVQRSRQHYLRFSLPETYQNLIDLEVEEDYSMGYASNVGFRASTCTPFYFYDLDFEIQTPLKIFPFALMDTTLNDYMKLTPRQSLGRIRDLKNEVKAVNGMFITLFHNESLSNYDRWKGWRRLYDSMVKIATS, from the coding sequence ATGCTATTAATTTATTCACATAAAGTTACACCAAGAGTTCGTTATATATTTAAGCATATTTTTACAAGAATTTTATTAATTCCTGTAGATTTTACGTCTAAGGTAGAAGAATTTGTGGCACATAATGGTCCTAAAATGACCTATACAAAAACACCATTGGGAAATGAGTTTTTTGTAAAAAGCAACAACTTGTTATTTGAGCAAGGTGTAAATGATATGGAAATTGTTATTCAAAAATGGGATGACGTTCCTTGTTTCTTTAAAACAGGTCCAAAGTCATCGATTCCTTATGATATTTTTGCTGCAAGTTTTTATCTAATTTCAAGGTACGAAGAATATTTACCTCACGTAAAAGACATTCATGGACGTTATACTGCAGAACAGAGTTTGGCATTTAAATATCGTTTCTTAGAAAAACCAGTTGTAGATATTTGGGCATATAAGTTATTAGAAGCTTTAAAAGAAAAGTTTCCAGATTATGAATATAAGAAACGTGAATACAAATTTATTTCTACGATAGATATTGATAATGCATATGCTTATAAATACAAGAGTTTAGTAAGAGGGGTTGGTGGGTTTTTTAAAGATTTATTGCATTTTAGACTATTAAATGTTTGGAATCGATTTGCCGTTACATTAAATATAAAGAAAGATCCTTTTGATACTTTTCAACAAATTATAGACATTAGAAAAGAGAAAAATATTAGAACTATTTTCTTTTTTTTAATTGGAGATTATACAACTTTTGATACCAATGTTTCTGCATCAAAAAATAAATATAGGTTGCTTATTAAAGAGATGGTAGATTATGCTAGAGTTGGCTTACATCCATCTTATTTCACAATGAATAATGCACCTTTATTAAAAAAGGAAAAATTACGATTAGAAGGTATTATTAATATGCCCGTTCAGAGATCTAGACAACATTATTTAAGATTTAGTTTGCCAGAAACGTATCAAAATTTAATAGACTTAGAAGTAGAAGAAGATTATTCTATGGGATATGCAAGCAATGTCGGTTTTAGAGCAAGTACTTGCACACCTTTTTATTTTTACGATTTAGATTTTGAAATTCAGACACCACTTAAAATATTTCCTTTTGCTTTAATGGATACTACTTTAAATGATTATATGAAACTTACTCCAAGACAATCTTTAGGAAGAATAAGAGATCTTAAAAATGAAGTAAAAGCAGTAAATGGAATGTTTATTACATTGTTTCATAATGAAAGTTTAAGTAATTATGATCGATGGAAAGGTTGGAGAAGGTTATACGATTCTATGGTTAAAATAGCGACTTCTTAA
- a CDS encoding tetratricopeptide repeat protein, whose protein sequence is MILFITIFFSSCDKKTEYKEVEKDKGVFLSGKIIPDSHFLGDQKCKECHQDEFKKWKGSHHDKAMQIADSISVLADFNNKKFTSQGVTSRFFKKGKEFYVNTDGPDGKNHDYKIIYVFGLTPLQQYIVQFPDGHYQCLRTAWDSVKNKWFDLYPDFKVVHSEWLHWSRGGLNWNNMCSDCHSTNVRKNYDEETHSYNTKFAIINVNCEACHGSGKQHVTDVEKMGEKYVSDGSFQMTTETGPKELVDQCARCHMRREQFSEAFNFEGTMLDHYYPQLLEERLYQADGQILDEDYVYGSFTQSKMYQNDVTCTNCHDAHTLKLKFDGNKLCAQCHIPEKYDTPKHHFHEQNTESSKCINCHMPGRFYMGNDFRRDHSFRVPRPDLSVKYGTPNACAGCHKDKDDVWAAKNFTKLFGEVDSIHYSEKLAPGITMQPNGHVGLIELMNDTHQPEIVRASATKVLSNYNAQNFVEEYITLLNDDSALVRGASVDVLSTINSTDYTSYFLPLLEDPKRSIRVKAFYGLAGLSESEVPEVYKDSYSKVKKEFFLHLKTNADFVGARIKKGDYYIKKGNNEEAIKNYENALAIDEINNQIRINLATLYYNGKQYAKAEETFKEVIRQEPQFGPVYYSLALMYAELNRVDDAIIQLKKAVKIMPENIRVYYNLGLLYDKKQEYENAEKIIVSGLKKEATNEGLLYVLAYVYSKSEQKEKAKNIVYQLIDLYPNNQQYRSFLNQL, encoded by the coding sequence TTGATTTTATTTATAACAATTTTTTTCTCTTCATGTGATAAAAAAACAGAATATAAGGAGGTTGAAAAAGATAAAGGTGTTTTTCTTTCAGGGAAAATAATTCCTGATAGTCATTTTTTAGGTGATCAAAAATGTAAAGAATGTCATCAAGATGAGTTCAAAAAATGGAAAGGTTCTCATCATGATAAAGCAATGCAAATTGCTGACTCTATTTCAGTTTTAGCAGATTTCAACAATAAAAAATTTACAAGTCAAGGTGTAACTTCTCGTTTCTTTAAAAAAGGAAAAGAGTTTTATGTAAATACTGATGGACCTGATGGTAAAAATCACGATTATAAAATTATTTATGTTTTTGGATTAACTCCTTTGCAACAATACATTGTTCAATTTCCTGATGGACATTATCAATGTTTAAGAACTGCTTGGGATTCTGTTAAAAATAAATGGTTCGATTTATATCCAGATTTTAAAGTTGTGCATTCAGAATGGTTGCATTGGTCTAGAGGAGGTTTAAATTGGAATAACATGTGTTCTGATTGTCACTCTACAAATGTTCGCAAGAATTATGATGAAGAAACGCATAGTTATAATACTAAATTTGCAATTATCAATGTAAATTGTGAAGCTTGCCATGGTTCAGGAAAACAACATGTTACTGATGTTGAGAAAATGGGAGAAAAGTATGTTTCTGATGGAAGTTTTCAAATGACAACAGAAACAGGTCCTAAAGAATTGGTAGATCAATGTGCACGTTGTCATATGAGAAGAGAGCAATTTTCTGAAGCTTTTAATTTTGAAGGAACGATGTTAGATCATTATTATCCCCAATTATTAGAAGAGAGATTATATCAAGCAGATGGACAAATTTTAGATGAGGATTATGTTTATGGATCATTTACACAAAGTAAAATGTATCAAAATGATGTTACTTGTACTAATTGTCATGATGCACATACATTAAAATTAAAGTTTGATGGAAATAAATTGTGTGCTCAATGCCATATTCCAGAAAAATACGATACACCAAAGCATCATTTTCATGAACAAAATACGGAATCGTCAAAATGTATAAATTGTCATATGCCAGGGCGTTTTTATATGGGGAATGATTTTAGAAGAGATCATAGTTTTAGAGTGCCAAGACCAGATTTAAGTGTGAAATATGGAACGCCGAATGCTTGTGCAGGTTGTCATAAAGATAAAGATGATGTTTGGGCAGCTAAAAACTTTACAAAGTTATTTGGAGAAGTAGATTCTATCCATTATTCAGAAAAATTAGCTCCAGGTATTACAATGCAACCAAATGGACATGTTGGTTTAATTGAATTGATGAATGATACACATCAACCAGAAATTGTAAGGGCTTCTGCAACTAAAGTATTATCAAACTACAACGCACAAAATTTTGTAGAAGAATATATTACACTTTTAAATGATGATTCTGCTTTGGTAAGAGGAGCAAGTGTAGATGTTTTAAGTACAATTAATTCTACAGATTATACTTCTTACTTTTTACCTTTATTAGAAGATCCAAAAAGAAGTATTCGAGTAAAAGCTTTTTATGGTTTAGCAGGTTTATCAGAATCTGAAGTTCCAGAGGTTTATAAAGACAGTTATAGTAAAGTGAAAAAAGAGTTTTTTCTTCATTTAAAAACCAATGCAGATTTTGTTGGTGCAAGAATTAAAAAAGGAGATTATTACATTAAAAAAGGTAATAATGAAGAGGCTATTAAAAATTATGAAAATGCTTTAGCCATTGATGAAATTAACAACCAGATAAGAATAAACTTAGCAACGTTATATTATAATGGAAAACAATATGCTAAAGCTGAAGAAACATTTAAAGAAGTAATTAGACAAGAACCACAATTTGGGCCAGTTTATTACTCTTTAGCATTGATGTATGCTGAATTAAATAGAGTTGATGATGCAATAATTCAACTTAAAAAAGCAGTGAAAATAATGCCAGAAAACATACGTGTTTATTATAATTTAGGTTTGTTATATGATAAGAAACAAGAGTATGAAAATGCTGAAAAAATTATAGTTTCTGGATTAAAAAAGGAAGCTACTAATGAAGGGTTGTTATATGTTTTAGCTTATGTGTATTCTAAATCTGAACAAAAAGAAAAAGCGAAGAACATTGTATATCAATTAATAGATTTATATCCAAATAACCAACAATATAGAAGTTTTTTGAATCAGTTATAG
- a CDS encoding oligosaccharide flippase family protein, translating into MQLFSFLKKEFVKNVLTLITGSVISQIVIYASILLLTRLFSPELFGVYILFSSATLILKPLATLQYEFAIVLPKKDKDAINLLGFSVIILCCYCLILFVIICFFNDSIAKFFNITELSNFIYLLPLSVFLFGCVSIFDYWNNRTNNFKNISQGLIVKSSVMSATQIATGFSSLKSYGLIPGMLFGQFLQLLFLIKKSAKLLTNLTKEISLKKMFSLAKKYKDIPIFNTIINLTNNLSNELPVLLITKYFGLESSGIYGLAIKFTRAPVGIFQQSIGQVFFNKASNIYNNEGDLYALVIKTAKNLLLISIFVFIPLFAISFYLDILFGKNWSDVGIYSRILIPWLFFAFLSNPLTSLIIILNKQKTIVFYDVFLLTFRFLALFFGYYFYKNIVISLMLFSGVGVFFNILIFIYLLKTSKENKIAYS; encoded by the coding sequence ATGCAACTATTTTCTTTTCTAAAAAAAGAGTTTGTTAAAAATGTTTTAACATTAATAACGGGTTCTGTCATAAGCCAAATAGTTATTTATGCATCTATTTTATTATTAACGAGACTTTTTTCTCCTGAGCTTTTTGGAGTTTACATCTTATTTTCTTCTGCAACTTTAATTCTAAAGCCATTGGCTACTTTACAATATGAATTTGCTATAGTTTTACCAAAAAAAGATAAAGATGCCATTAATTTATTAGGCTTCTCTGTTATCATTTTATGTTGTTATTGTTTAATACTTTTTGTTATCATATGTTTTTTTAATGATAGTATCGCAAAGTTTTTCAACATTACAGAACTTTCAAATTTCATTTACTTATTACCTTTAAGTGTTTTCTTATTTGGTTGTGTTTCTATTTTTGATTATTGGAATAATAGAACAAATAATTTTAAAAACATTTCTCAGGGTTTAATAGTAAAGTCGTCAGTAATGAGCGCTACCCAAATAGCAACAGGTTTTAGTTCCTTAAAATCGTATGGATTAATTCCAGGAATGCTGTTTGGCCAATTTTTACAATTACTTTTTTTAATAAAAAAATCAGCAAAATTATTGACAAATTTAACAAAAGAAATCTCTTTAAAAAAGATGTTTAGTTTAGCTAAAAAATACAAAGACATACCTATTTTTAATACTATCATAAACTTAACAAACAACCTTTCTAATGAATTACCTGTACTTCTTATTACAAAATATTTTGGTTTAGAAAGCTCAGGTATTTATGGTCTTGCAATAAAATTTACGAGAGCTCCTGTTGGAATTTTTCAACAATCTATTGGTCAAGTATTCTTTAACAAAGCAAGTAATATTTACAATAATGAAGGAGATCTTTATGCTTTAGTTATAAAAACAGCCAAAAATTTATTATTAATCAGCATTTTTGTTTTCATTCCTTTATTTGCAATATCATTTTATTTAGACATTCTTTTTGGTAAAAACTGGTCTGATGTTGGCATATACTCCAGAATTTTAATTCCTTGGTTATTTTTTGCTTTTTTAAGTAATCCATTAACCTCATTAATCATAATCTTAAACAAACAAAAAACAATTGTATTTTATGATGTTTTTTTATTGACATTTAGATTTCTAGCATTATTCTTTGGATACTATTTTTACAAGAACATCGTTATTTCATTGATGTTATTTTCAGGGGTAGGTGTCTTTTTTAATATTCTAATTTTTATATATCTTTTAAAAACATCTAAAGAAAATAAAATTGCATATAGCTAA
- a CDS encoding DapH/DapD/GlmU-related protein has protein sequence MFKKIDFLFFGWIINLFYPQYFRPKYGYQRYYILFFHYLIPQKLFRLNPKVKWPVHYTSKVHSPEKIKKGILCDPGDNINNYIQANNGIIFGNNVELGPGVSIISSNHAADNLKIHVKGNPIIIGNNVWIGANSTILPEVKIGNNVIIGANSVVKKDIPSNSVAVGNPCEVIKENGTYTEDFSTIIFNKKTPKKFDIFLNSNI, from the coding sequence ATGTTTAAAAAAATTGATTTTCTTTTTTTCGGATGGATAATTAACTTATTTTATCCTCAATATTTTAGGCCAAAGTATGGTTATCAGCGTTACTATATTTTATTTTTTCATTATTTAATTCCTCAGAAATTATTTAGGTTAAATCCTAAAGTAAAATGGCCTGTACATTACACTTCTAAAGTGCATTCTCCAGAAAAAATTAAAAAAGGTATTTTATGTGACCCTGGAGATAATATAAATAATTACATACAAGCTAATAATGGAATTATCTTTGGAAATAATGTAGAATTAGGTCCTGGAGTTTCTATAATATCTTCTAATCATGCAGCTGATAATTTAAAAATACATGTAAAAGGAAACCCAATAATCATTGGAAATAATGTATGGATTGGCGCAAATTCTACGATTTTACCTGAAGTAAAAATCGGGAATAATGTTATTATTGGTGCAAACTCTGTTGTTAAAAAAGACATCCCTTCTAATTCTGTAGCTGTTGGAAACCCATGTGAAGTAATTAAAGAGAATGGAACTTATACCGAAGATTTTTCTACTATTATTTTTAATAAAAAGACACCTAAAAAGTTTGATATTTTTTTAAATTCTAACATTTAA
- the radC gene encoding RadC family protein, whose product MEKLTIKSWALDDRPREKLLAKGKTSLSDAELIAILIGSGNRQESAVALSKRILQSVSGNINELAKLSVEKLTTFKGIGEAKAIAIITALEIGKRRQLEIALEKPKITSSKDVFNLMQPVIGDLEHEEFWVLFLNNSNKVLSKNQISKGGLTATVVDVRLLFKRALELASVGIIVCHNHPSGKLQPSNADKQLTQKIKEAGNTLDIKLLDHLIITEKAYFSFADEGIL is encoded by the coding sequence ATGGAAAAGTTAACCATCAAGTCTTGGGCTTTAGATGATAGGCCAAGAGAGAAGCTGTTGGCAAAAGGAAAAACCTCGCTTTCTGATGCAGAATTGATTGCAATTCTTATTGGCTCGGGTAACAGACAAGAAAGTGCAGTTGCATTATCTAAGAGAATTCTACAATCTGTAAGTGGAAACATAAATGAGCTTGCTAAGTTATCCGTAGAAAAATTAACAACGTTTAAAGGAATAGGAGAAGCCAAGGCAATTGCTATAATTACTGCTTTAGAAATAGGAAAAAGACGTCAGTTAGAAATCGCTTTAGAGAAACCAAAGATTACGAGTAGTAAAGATGTTTTTAATTTAATGCAACCTGTTATTGGTGATTTAGAACATGAAGAGTTTTGGGTGTTGTTTTTAAATAACTCAAACAAAGTATTATCTAAAAACCAGATAAGTAAAGGAGGTTTAACTGCTACTGTTGTTGATGTAAGGTTGCTGTTTAAAAGAGCGTTAGAATTAGCTTCTGTAGGGATAATTGTTTGTCATAATCATCCATCAGGAAAATTACAACCTAGTAATGCAGACAAACAGCTTACTCAAAAAATTAAAGAAGCAGGAAACACTTTAGATATAAAACTCTTAGATCATTTAATAATTACCGAAAAAGCGTATTTTAGCTTTGCAGATGAAGGTATACTTTAA